From Erigeron canadensis isolate Cc75 chromosome 5, C_canadensis_v1, whole genome shotgun sequence:
aatttacatttttaatccaatttaaaaataataaatattttattgtcTATCTAAATTTGcgatttaagtatatatatacaattaacgGATACATATCtaaataaaggtttaaagaCATACGTACGTATAAatctttagtttatttatttctgaactagtaatataatattttatctaTTCAATCTATCTAAGGTTTCATACGTAAAATTTCATACATCGCAATATCGAGATTCACATTTATTTCAATTACTGGCATCTTCgtcttttttctctttcaatTATATATTCACCTTATGATATtcgattatttatttattcaggttttttttcataatatctatataataacaaaatattgcTAAAAATTCGAAAGATTATAACATTTGAATTAATCCGaattaatacttatattaacattttattttattttatattattaacgcTAATCAAactatttgaaatattattgttattggtAATTGTAATCGGACTATAATTTGGAtgatcattgttgttattagtaattttaatcaaactatatttagaatacaaatttttcttatataaaccgtttacaaataaaataacaaCACATGAAATAATTGAAAACTCCACGAACCAGTTGctacttttattgttattaataacCACggctaacgaaaataaaattattttttttgcaagacatcaatAAGAACTCGGATAATTGTGTAAAcaaagttaagatattgtttctctcaaagagtttatataaaaaaaccatGCAAATCCATTTAAGAGTATATTTTGTATAATAATTTAAAGTGTGAGTATTAATAACGttattatataaagttgaaagattaatgttgtgtttacctaataataaatttggtaatgataatattattttgatctaagggtggtaattaaaagtttgaactcatctaacggtctttgtttctttataaaagaatttaacacctttttatatatatatatatatatatattttggtagaTTTAGTTAAACTAATAAAGTATcaattatgaaaattaaatgTATATGATGTGAAATTATTGCTTTAAaatatgtaatttaattatgggttcatttatctttttcattttgtacttttaatattttaaaaaaataagttatcgtattattatattctaaatttaattaaattaaaaataaagtatcgattattaaaaataactgTATATGATGCGAAATTATTGctttaaaatttgtaatttaactattaaataacactattttttttataaagattaaaattgtCAAAGgtaaacttgagataatcaagaGATTATTAAAATGGTTAAGATTCACCTATATAATGACCTAAATAAGGGATTAGTGGATACCAAATGGTATATGAGATCAAGAAGTTCCCCTCTAATTACTTTTTggttaaatgtattattattattattattttttaatttttatgctTGATTTATATATCGGTAGATATTGTAatgttataataataagaatttaGCTATATTGAGTATATCCGTCTACTAGgtatatcatattttaatttataaatgaaatCTAAAAGGTAAGctttattatcatatattcaCAGATACACATATCGTTTACATATTACGTCACGTGTCGATCAAAGGATgtctcaatcatgttttagtagtatattggtagatatatgtTTACCCATTTCAAGTGGTTCATTTGCGTTTATTTGTAAGAATTTGTTCAATAAACATGAACACTAATCTATGTTCGTATATCAATTCATGAAATGTTCTTTAAGTTAACAAATGAGCATGAACAATGCATTGCTTGAGATTGTTCGATTCGTTTTGAGCCCTACTTGATTGCACTAGTCATTGGTGTATTGAAGAGTAGTTGCCTAACATTCTGTGttcttttttcaaattaaaagcCATCACTAGGGATTGTGTTACGTGTGTTAACATATGTAAGTATACAGTGagtaatttattataaaaagataGATATTTCGAATGGTGTTATGTATTGGTTCACCAAAGTTAGTGTTATCATTTGTTTCATCGAAAGTCGTGAAGGGTGGTTGTCCACAATGTTGATGTTACGGGCTATCGTAACGGTGTGTCATGGAGGGCCGTCAGTGTATGCAAATGGGGTATATTGGGTTGCTAAAACAaatggaaataataataaaaaaatggatgATGTGGAAGAGAAAAAATATAATTGATTTAGGGGTAATTTTTAGGTGATGTTACGCTGATATGATAAGGATGCTGACAAAGAGAAACACCATTAATAAACATCCaatgtccttttttttttttttttctttttctgcaCGTCTGTGTCCCAATAGCTCAACAATGTATGAGATGGGTTGAGATATAGTTAACCTTACTTTTATTAAGGTAAAGAGGTTGcttcaaatttttaaataaatcgaAAGAAAGACCTATAAAATCAAACTCTTGACTTATGTCAAAAAAGAGACCAATTAACCACTTAATCTAACTTTGTTATTTACAAACGTCAATAATAACATAGACCCAAATGTCTTTACATGAGTTGGACGTGTATGATAGAGtttgtatttttgattttgGAAGATGAAATAGGAATCTATTTTTTTGACATGAGAGGCTGAGAGAATTTAGTATGGAGTGCACGGCAGACACATAGCGTGAAGACATAAATTAGGCAGGCAACCCCACACGGCCACACCACACCACGAACCACTGTTTTTCTCTACTTTACTGTTCATGTCGTTTTGTTGTAAAACACTCAACTCAATATCATCACGTGCATCACCCCCACCCCCATTTCCTTTCCTCATTTTCTTATCAAATCAACCCTTACCCCTACCTAAATACTTTCATCCTCCAATGAAGAAGGTAAAATCATTACTTACaagccaatatatatatatatattacttttttgttttgttatcaaaaagttaactttttttaattgggTTCCTTTTTATCTTCTGCAGATCAAGACTGTTGATGTAACCAAACAGATGTTTGTATCATTTGTTAAAACCAGCTGGAACAAGAATGGCAACAGGCTTTTCATTCTTagaggtcttttttttttctttctttcttttctatatGTACCTTTTTATAGTATTATGTGACAATATCAAGTAGTAATACTAATTTGATCATAATGTTTTTCTGTGATGCCCATTTGATAAACAAAACATGACTTATGATGCTTAAAGtttgttttactttatataattgGGTGGGGTTTTTCCATGTTTAAGGTATCCGTTATGGCGAGTCTTTGACTCAGATGTAAACGGCCATATCGGGGTATCCCCTTGGACTATTTCTGAATGGTTCTGGCCATCCCAAGATCTTCTAACCATTAGGCTACCTTGGTGGTGGTCTACCTTATATGTTTCATGTCAATTTTGTTAAGTACTAATCTGATCAATATTGTTTTTGACTGATACTAATGCTTAAAGTTTCAAGATTTCTAATTTGTATGTTTTATGTGAAGTAGTAATAATTAGATCAATAATGCTTTTCACTGATACCCATTTGATTAAGATGACTTATAATGcttaaagttttaatctttgTATGTTTTATGTGAGTAATAATTAGATTAATGTCGTTTTTCACTAATACTTTATATGCATAAAAGTTTGTTACTTTAGGTTAATTTTATTgagttttattgttttttgattttgcaGAAGCTAGCCATATGTATGGACTTCCTTTGCGTTGATATTCATTTACTTAGTAATAGGGAGATCATTATAAATTGTTTATATAGTCATTAGGGCAGTGGAGGATGACATGTCAATTTTAGAAAATAGCTTACGTTAGATGAGTACTAATTTGGGGAAATTGTGTTAAAGtatgtaattttattatttcattgtTTGGGACTTATGGATCAATGTGGAAAAAAGAGAAAGGGAGTCGAAAATGTAACGGCTAATGTCTTTAGGTCACATGTCTCATTAGGGGACTGTTCGAAGAAAACAAAGAAATGCAAGGAAGTAGCAGAAGTAATACAAAAAGATATTAATCAAAAAGGCTATATTAAAGGAATTGTGACGGCCCCGCCTTTTGTAAACCTGTGTTCTGACCCTCGTGGTAGAGGTCTGAAAAGGAAAATAGGGTGTCTTGACTCAGCTACTAAAATGGGCAGGAAGAAGAAATTCGAGCAAGACTTTGATTCTGGTGAAACTATTGGCCAAGGGAAGTTTGGATCCGTTGTTAAGTGTAGGAGTAAGGTTAGTGGGGAAGAATTTGCTTGCAAGATTTTACAAAAAGGGGAGGAGATTGTGCATAAGGAAGTTGAGATCATGCAGCATCTTTCTGGTCATCCTGGAGTGGTGACGTTGAAGGCCGTGTATGAAGATGTTCAAGATTTTCATCTTGTTATGGAACTTTGTTCTGGTGGTCGGTTGCTTGATCAGATGAGGCAAGATGGTTTGTTTTCAGAGCAAAAAGCTGCTAATTTGATTAAGGAATTGATGTTGGTTCTTAAGTACTGTCATGAAATGGGTGTTATTCATCGTGATGTAAAGCCTGAGAACATCCTTCTTTCTGCATCTGGTGTGATTAAGCTTGCAGATTTTGGGTTGGCTGCTAGAATCGCTAATGGTACTAATTTATATACTTGAGcatttctttattaaaaaagagCGGTTCTAGTGGGTTGGGTTGGTCAAGGTCAAAACAGGTCATTTGTATGCTGGTGAGGCGGGTCGAGTCAACCTGAAGTACTTTTGGATTGCTAGAACCGCTAATGGTATTGATATTTGTAATTGAGCTTTTCTGTATTCTATTCTATTGATGTGGCAAGTGGATAGGTTGAATAACAAGTAATGGGTTTGGTTCACACTACATAACTTTCTGGTAAGGGTTAATATGGGTCAGGACAGTCAACCCTTAGACACTTTCTTGTCTTTCCTTCATTGGTTCTTTTCTTATAAACTATTATTGTGATAAGTATCGTTCAAGACTATATCATTATAGCAATATTCGAATATtacaaaaatgatttataagatCTTATGTATTTTGAGTACATTGTCGTATCTTTGAAGTTCATCCCATTTACGTATAATTGGGTccaaattgccacctctactttTATTGTACATAAAAAACTGTGAACATGTGGaagtgttatttatttttacttttgacaACAGGTCAAAGTGTACACGGTGTGGTTGGAAGTCCCGCATATGTTGCCCCTGAAGTTCTTACAGGTGGTTACTCGGAAAAAGTCGATATATGGAGTGCTGGTGTGGTCCTCCATGCACTTCTGGTCggttttctaccatttggtggtgGTTCTGTAAATACGATTTTTGAGGCTGTAAAGAACGTGTCCATTGATTTCCAAAGTGGATTATGGGACTCAGTATCACAATCTGGTCGTGATCTAATTGGACATATGCTAACAAGAAATGTATCCGAAAGGTACTCTGCTGATGAAGTACTGCGTAAGCTGCTGATGCTCTATCTAGACAGATATACATTGGTTTCCATCTAGGAGGTGTTTCGATTTGCGTTTAAAATCAGTTTCAAAACGCAAATTGAAACACCAGTTATTTCTTATAAATCCTTGATAATTTTTCTAACGACATAATGCTCTTATGTGTATTAGGACATCCTTGGATCTTATATCACACCAAACCAACTCTAGAGTTCCTAACTTTTAGTACATTGACTTCACAACAGCTGACAAACATGATGGAAGTTGAGTCCCAAAGGAACACTAACTTCTTTAGTGAAAGTTCTACTTCATTGTTCCTACATGACATATCTAAAGACGAAGATTGTTGTATGGTTGATGTGCTTGCTTTGGCAATTTCACGTGTAAGAATCTCAGAGCCAAAACGAAGCCGAAT
This genomic window contains:
- the LOC122599471 gene encoding serine/threonine-protein kinase PEPKR2-like, translated to MDQCGKKRKGVENVTANVFRSHVSLGDCSKKTKKCKEVAEVIQKDINQKGYIKGIVTAPPFVNLCSDPRGRGLKRKIGCLDSATKMGRKKKFEQDFDSGETIGQGKFGSVVKCRSKVSGEEFACKILQKGEEIVHKEVEIMQHLSGHPGVVTLKAVYEDVQDFHLVMELCSGGRLLDQMRQDGLFSEQKAANLIKELMLVLKYCHEMGVIHRDVKPENILLSASGVIKLADFGLAARIANGQSVHGVVGSPAYVAPEVLTGGYSEKVDIWSAGVVLHALLVGFLPFGGGSVNTIFEAVKNVSIDFQSGLWDSVSQSGRDLIGHMLTRNVSERYSADEVLRHPWILYHTKPTLEFLTFSTLTSQQLTNMMEVESQRNTNFFSESSTSLFLHDISKDEDCCMVDVLALAISRVRISEPKRSRIQSPTNPAQQEHSSNITMKSLCTAF